One Gavia stellata isolate bGavSte3 chromosome 34, bGavSte3.hap2, whole genome shotgun sequence DNA window includes the following coding sequences:
- the LOC132320243 gene encoding olfactory receptor 10AG1-like: protein MPQRQGLQNHTAGHGFLLLGFSDHANLQDLHFTVFLFIYLMVLVGNGLIVLITGVDPSLHSPMYFFLRNLSFLEICYTSITLPKMLLAFLTEDGRISFLGCAAQLYFLVLLGSTESLLLAAMAYDRYVAICDPLHYTLIMNGGLCVRLVVGSWVAVIPVQVGQTYQVFTLPFCASRDLHHFFCDVPPLLELACADTFWNQVMLHTIILVFAVLPFSLIVFSYTQIVRAMLKMPSVLGRHKAFSTCSSHLGVVTLFYGSVMVVYFKRRSSDSADTDKYLALSYTIVTPMLNPVIYSLKNKEVRRALKRLLWRK from the coding sequence ATGCCCCAAAGACAAGGCTTGCAGAATCACACAGCCGGACATGGATTTCTTCTTCTGGGATTTTCTGACCATGCCAACCTGCAAGACTTGCACTTCACAGTCTTCCTGTTCATCTATCTCATGGTCCTCGTAGGGAATGGCCTCATCGTGCTCATCACTGGGGTAGACCCAagcctccacagccccatgtatTTCTTCCTGAGGAACTTATCCTTCCTGGAAATCTGCTATACATCAATCACTCTGCCCAAAatgctgctggctttcctgaCGGAAGATGGCAGGATCTCTTTCCTTGGCTGTGCTGCCCAGCTgtatttcctggttttgctggGCAGCACCGAAAGCCTTCTCCTGGCTGCCATGGCCTACGATCGCTATGTAGCCATCTGTGACCCCCTGCACTATACCCTCATCATGAATGGGGGGCTCTGTGTCAGACTAGTAGTGGGGTCATGGGTGGCTGTCATACCAGTACAAGTAGGGCAGACTTACCAGGTGTTCACTTTGCCCTTCTGTGCATCCCGTGACCTTCAtcacttcttctgtgatgtCCCCCCTCTGTTGGAACTGGCCTGTGCAGACACTTTCTGGAATCAAGTGATGCTACACACCATTATCCTGGTATTTGCagtccttcccttttccttgatAGTTTTTTCTTACACTCAAATTGTCAGGGCTATGCTGAAAATGCCTTCAGTTCTGGGCagacacaaagccttttccacctgctcCTCACACCTTGGCGTGGTGACTCTCTTCTATGGCTCGGTCATGGTTGTGTACTTTAAACGACGGTCAAGTGACTCTGCAGATACTGACAAATACCTTGCCCTGTCTTACACAATTGTGACCCCCATGCTTAACCCTGTCATCTATAGCCTAAAGAATAAGGAAGTGAGACGTGCCCTGAAGAGACTCCTGTGGAGAAAGTGA